The proteins below come from a single Caulobacter flavus genomic window:
- a CDS encoding FliH/SctL family protein, giving the protein MTYLLLSSGPSGALLTDQPVIRREDVGAVRDAAELTAALDALRQATREGALRDGFAQGHAEGTAAAARETAQVLAGVHAALQVERDRLRASAGALALDIVRRIAAGLAPDEVLAALAEQAARDLLPEEPIRVRVAPEAAGAVTRRLWSIDARIEVVADADVAASDCVLDTPSGRTHAGLETQLRALETVFAVPAGEAAA; this is encoded by the coding sequence ATGACCTATCTGCTCCTGTCTTCCGGCCCCTCGGGCGCCCTGCTGACCGATCAGCCGGTGATCCGCCGCGAGGACGTCGGCGCCGTGCGCGACGCGGCCGAACTGACCGCCGCCCTCGACGCCCTGCGCCAGGCCACGCGCGAGGGGGCGTTGCGCGACGGCTTCGCCCAGGGGCACGCCGAGGGAACCGCCGCCGCCGCCCGCGAGACCGCCCAGGTTCTGGCGGGCGTCCACGCCGCCCTGCAGGTCGAGCGCGACCGCCTGCGGGCCAGCGCCGGCGCCCTGGCGCTGGATATCGTCCGCCGCATCGCCGCGGGCCTCGCGCCCGACGAGGTGCTGGCCGCCCTGGCCGAGCAGGCCGCCCGCGACCTGCTGCCCGAGGAGCCGATCCGCGTCCGCGTGGCGCCAGAGGCCGCCGGGGCGGTGACCCGCCGCCTGTGGTCGATCGACGCTCGCATCGAGGTGGTGGCCGACGCCGACGTCGCGGCCAGCGACTGCGTGCTCGATACGCCGTCCGGCCGCACCCACGCCGGGCTGGAGACCCAGCTTCGGGCGCTCGAGACGGTGTTCGCCGTCCCGGCCGGCGAGGCCGCCGCATGA
- a CDS encoding FliI/YscN family ATPase — MSFDAPPSERSGDERLRDALRGARTVERRGRVAQAFGTTVRATGLDVRIGQECEIVDRAGGNVVKAQVVGLDGGAAILTPLSRLEGVAVDAEVVAGPRRSEIGVGEGLLGRVLDAHGEPLDGLGPITGPLRPCPVYGEAPNPLARPPIDAPFATGVRCVDALLTTGEGQRVGLFAMAGGGKSTLLGMFARHARSDVNVIALIGERGREVREFLDDCLGPEGLARSVVIVSTSDRPAMERVRAAHVATAIAEGFRAQGRRVMLQMDSVTRFARALREIGLSVGEPAVRRGFPPSVFAELPRLFERAGAIEGGAITAFYTVLIEDEEGGDPVGEEVRSILDGHIYLSRKLGQAGHYPAIDVAASLSRVYPRVASAQQQEAAMKVRGWMAKYAEVEFLLQIGEYKPGGDPLADEAIARRPRITQLLRQGAHDAVAFDEALAALAETAA, encoded by the coding sequence ATGAGCTTCGACGCGCCGCCTTCGGAACGGTCGGGCGACGAGCGCCTGCGCGACGCCTTGCGCGGCGCGCGCACGGTCGAGCGCCGCGGTCGCGTGGCCCAGGCCTTCGGCACCACCGTCAGGGCCACGGGCCTGGACGTGCGCATCGGCCAGGAGTGCGAGATCGTCGACCGCGCCGGCGGCAATGTCGTGAAAGCCCAGGTCGTCGGCCTCGACGGCGGGGCGGCCATCCTCACCCCGCTGTCGCGCCTGGAAGGCGTGGCCGTCGACGCCGAGGTTGTGGCCGGTCCCCGCCGCAGCGAGATCGGCGTCGGCGAGGGCCTGCTGGGCCGGGTGCTCGACGCCCATGGCGAGCCGCTGGACGGCCTTGGTCCGATCACCGGTCCGCTGCGGCCCTGTCCGGTCTATGGCGAGGCGCCCAACCCGCTGGCCCGCCCGCCGATCGATGCGCCGTTCGCGACCGGGGTGCGCTGCGTCGACGCCCTGCTGACCACCGGCGAGGGCCAGCGCGTGGGTCTGTTCGCCATGGCCGGCGGCGGCAAGTCGACCCTGCTGGGCATGTTCGCCCGCCACGCTCGCAGCGACGTCAACGTCATCGCCCTGATCGGCGAGCGCGGCCGCGAGGTGCGCGAGTTCCTCGACGACTGCCTGGGGCCGGAAGGCCTGGCCCGCTCGGTGGTCATCGTCTCCACCTCCGACCGCCCGGCCATGGAGCGCGTGCGCGCCGCCCACGTCGCCACCGCCATCGCCGAGGGGTTTCGGGCGCAGGGCCGCCGCGTGATGCTGCAGATGGACAGCGTCACCCGTTTCGCCCGCGCCCTGCGCGAGATCGGGCTGTCGGTGGGCGAGCCGGCGGTGCGCCGGGGCTTCCCGCCGTCGGTCTTCGCCGAACTGCCGCGCCTGTTCGAGCGGGCGGGCGCGATCGAGGGCGGGGCGATCACCGCCTTCTACACCGTGCTGATCGAGGACGAGGAGGGCGGCGATCCCGTGGGCGAGGAAGTCCGCTCGATCCTCGACGGCCACATCTATCTGTCGCGCAAGCTCGGCCAGGCCGGCCACTATCCGGCCATCGACGTCGCCGCCAGCCTCAGCCGCGTCTATCCGCGCGTCGCCTCCGCCCAGCAGCAGGAGGCCGCCATGAAGGTGCGCGGCTGGATGGCCAAGTACGCCGAGGTCGAGTTCCTGCTGCAGATCGGCGAGTACAAACCCGGCGGCGACCCGCTGGCCGACGAGGCCATCGCCCGCCGTCCGCGCATCACCCAGCTTCTGCGCCAGGGGGCGCACGACGCCGTCGCCTTCGACGAGGCCCTGGCGGCGCTGGCGGAGACCGCCGCATGA
- a CDS encoding sensor histidine kinase yields MTGLAALLSQSPEAEALDVLGLAVAAFEDAAAPRLAWRTPAFARLTPGLAPGQPPVGGLLSAVEAARRGEGGLFAVDIDGQAFEARAVQGDGRVCLILSSAAERQEAEARRLADRERLLLTSRVMSVGEMATMIAHELNQPIGSIANIARGLKARLSRGALSKEEGVEALDRAAEQALYASGVIQRMRSFVEQRQPQVEPLDLPRLVRATLDLLDWEIARDKVIARAQFASLPPVLGDAVMIQQVLVNLARNGLDAMRGRPGPRRLTIAAGPMEGSDRMVELTVSDSGPGVEATAEGKMFSPFFSTKPGGMGVGLGICRSIVELHRGRLWHAPDPEGGTVFHIALPAARQEEP; encoded by the coding sequence ATGACGGGCCTGGCCGCCCTGCTGTCGCAATCGCCCGAAGCCGAGGCGCTGGACGTGCTGGGCCTGGCCGTCGCCGCCTTCGAGGACGCCGCCGCGCCCCGCCTGGCCTGGCGCACGCCGGCCTTCGCGCGGCTGACGCCGGGCCTGGCCCCCGGCCAGCCGCCGGTCGGCGGCCTGCTGTCGGCGGTCGAGGCTGCACGGCGCGGGGAGGGCGGCCTCTTTGCCGTCGACATCGACGGCCAGGCCTTCGAGGCCCGCGCCGTCCAGGGCGACGGCCGCGTCTGCCTGATCCTGTCCAGCGCCGCCGAGCGCCAGGAGGCCGAGGCCCGGCGCCTGGCCGACCGCGAGCGCCTGCTGCTGACCTCGCGGGTCATGTCGGTGGGCGAGATGGCGACCATGATCGCTCACGAACTCAACCAGCCGATCGGCTCGATCGCCAACATCGCGCGGGGCCTGAAGGCCCGGCTGTCTCGCGGGGCGCTGTCGAAGGAGGAGGGCGTCGAGGCCCTCGACCGCGCCGCCGAGCAGGCGCTCTACGCCTCGGGTGTCATCCAGCGCATGCGCTCCTTCGTCGAGCAGCGCCAGCCCCAGGTCGAGCCGCTGGACCTGCCCCGGCTGGTCCGCGCCACGCTCGATCTGCTCGACTGGGAGATCGCCCGCGACAAGGTGATCGCCCGCGCCCAGTTCGCGAGCCTGCCGCCAGTGCTGGGCGACGCTGTGATGATCCAGCAGGTGCTGGTCAACCTGGCCCGCAACGGCCTGGACGCCATGCGCGGCCGGCCCGGCCCCCGCCGCCTGACCATCGCCGCCGGTCCCATGGAGGGCAGCGACCGCATGGTCGAGCTGACGGTGTCCGACAGCGGTCCGGGAGTCGAGGCGACCGCCGAGGGCAAGATGTTCTCGCCGTTCTTCTCGACCAAGCCCGGCGGCATGGGCGTGGGCCTGGGGATCTGCCGGTCCATCGTCGAACTGCATCGCGGGCGTCTCTGGCACGCCCCGGATCCCGAGGGGGGGACCGTATTCCATATCGCGCTGCCCGCGGCGCGCCAGGAGGAGCCATGA
- a CDS encoding response regulator transcription factor, with translation MTTPSTSSSPQEAAVLGAVCLVDDHGEFRQSAAWWLESLGYAVSTFDGARAFLDAGDPPADACLLLDVRMPDMSGLELLDALKARGCERPVIFMTGHGDVPLAVEAMQKGAVTFLEKPFQEAALEAALERAFARARPALTPGQDAYARRVAGLTDREREVMALVVAGKVNKVIAYELGISPKTVELHRSRIMTKMEATSLTRLVRMAVTGSVDDDA, from the coding sequence ATGACCACCCCCTCTACATCGTCATCACCCCAGGAGGCCGCCGTCCTGGGCGCTGTGTGCCTGGTCGACGACCACGGCGAGTTCCGCCAGTCCGCCGCCTGGTGGCTGGAGAGCCTTGGCTACGCCGTCTCCACCTTCGACGGCGCGCGGGCTTTCCTCGACGCCGGCGACCCGCCGGCCGACGCCTGCCTGCTGCTCGACGTGCGCATGCCCGACATGTCGGGGCTGGAACTGCTCGACGCGCTGAAGGCCAGGGGCTGCGAGCGGCCGGTGATCTTCATGACCGGCCACGGCGACGTGCCCCTAGCGGTCGAGGCCATGCAGAAAGGCGCCGTCACCTTCCTGGAAAAGCCCTTCCAGGAAGCGGCGCTGGAGGCCGCCCTCGAACGGGCCTTCGCCCGGGCGCGGCCCGCCCTGACCCCCGGCCAGGACGCCTATGCCCGCCGCGTTGCCGGCCTGACCGACCGCGAACGCGAGGTCATGGCCCTGGTCGTCGCCGGCAAGGTCAACAAGGTCATCGCCTACGAGCTGGGCATCAGCCCCAAGACCGTCGAGCTGCACCGCTCGCGGATCATGACCAAGATGGAGGCGACCAGCCTGACCCGGCTGGTGCGCATGGCCGTCACCGGCAGCGTGGACGACGACGCATGA
- a CDS encoding FliM/FliN family flagellar motor switch protein, whose protein sequence is MSAPLDLEAGQGAPPAAAGLSDLVARNHALAVLAALRAPGLVTRVSLDDEPGPGPWILFGDAAPALRLSIRELAGAAFTPADDAELLIVLDRVEPVLAAIEAATTESLSPLGVEGAAPDGLLALLIAVEAQDGAPFARLVLAVAPETARAWSQPIFDPWAPGAHLAVPATGPLVLDGPELPAQTAATLRPGDIVLTPLSAARPGLAALTLFDRRLVGRFELSHRRFTLNAIEESAMAPPLDIAVAPTEDAAPDAAPVAPADLPVPLKVLLGEASLPLSELAGLRPGSTVLLAGPREDAPAVLLAGDRAIARGRLVPVGEAWGVLIETIAGEG, encoded by the coding sequence ATGAGCGCCCCTCTCGACCTCGAAGCCGGGCAGGGCGCTCCGCCCGCCGCCGCCGGGCTCTCCGACCTCGTCGCCCGCAACCACGCCCTGGCCGTGCTGGCCGCCCTGCGCGCGCCGGGCCTCGTCACCCGCGTATCCCTCGACGACGAGCCGGGCCCGGGACCCTGGATCCTGTTCGGCGACGCTGCGCCGGCTCTGCGCCTTTCGATCCGCGAACTGGCCGGCGCCGCCTTCACCCCCGCCGACGACGCCGAGCTTCTGATCGTGCTGGACCGCGTCGAGCCGGTGCTGGCCGCCATCGAAGCGGCCACCACCGAAAGCCTGTCGCCGCTGGGCGTCGAGGGCGCGGCGCCCGACGGCCTGCTGGCCCTGTTGATCGCGGTCGAGGCCCAGGACGGGGCGCCCTTCGCCCGGCTGGTCCTGGCCGTCGCCCCCGAGACGGCCCGCGCCTGGTCGCAACCGATCTTCGATCCCTGGGCGCCGGGCGCGCACCTGGCCGTGCCCGCCACGGGGCCGCTGGTGCTCGACGGCCCGGAGTTGCCGGCGCAGACCGCCGCGACCCTGCGGCCGGGCGACATCGTGCTGACCCCGCTGTCGGCCGCGCGCCCCGGCCTTGCCGCCCTGACCCTGTTCGACCGCCGGCTCGTGGGCCGGTTCGAGCTTTCCCACCGTCGCTTCACGCTCAACGCCATCGAGGAGAGCGCCATGGCTCCGCCGCTCGACATCGCCGTCGCCCCGACCGAGGACGCGGCGCCTGACGCCGCCCCGGTCGCCCCCGCCGACCTGCCCGTGCCGCTGAAGGTGCTGCTGGGCGAGGCCAGCCTGCCGCTGTCGGAGCTGGCGGGCCTGCGACCCGGCTCCACCGTTCTGCTGGCCGGCCCGCGCGAGGACGCCCCCGCCGTGCTGCTGGCCGGCGACCGCGCCATCGCCCGTGGCCGTCTCGTCCCCGTCGGCGAGGCCTGGGGCGTGCTGATCGAAACCATAGCCGGCGAGGGCTGA
- the sctR gene encoding type III secretion system export apparatus subunit SctR — MDLTQFSPGSALITVILLALAPFVAVMVTSFTKIVVTLSLLRNALGLQQVPPNIVLNGLALILTLYVMYPVGQQMAAANQGVKPVAAVSSDTQALFTYADKAKEPLREFLIKHSTPRERAFFLKTAQRINGPEKARALTQRDFIVVVPAFTVSELAAAFQIGFLIFLPFLIIDLVVSNILLAMGMMMLSPTTVSLPFKLLLFVLIDGWVKLSHGLVLSYT, encoded by the coding sequence ATGGACCTGACGCAATTCTCGCCGGGCTCGGCCCTCATCACCGTCATCCTGCTGGCGCTGGCGCCGTTCGTGGCGGTGATGGTCACCTCGTTCACCAAGATCGTCGTCACGCTTAGCCTGCTGCGCAATGCGCTGGGCCTGCAGCAGGTGCCGCCCAACATCGTGCTCAACGGCCTGGCCCTGATCCTGACGCTCTACGTCATGTACCCGGTCGGCCAGCAGATGGCCGCCGCCAACCAGGGCGTCAAACCGGTCGCCGCCGTCAGCAGCGACACCCAGGCCCTGTTCACCTACGCCGACAAGGCCAAGGAGCCGCTGCGCGAGTTCCTGATCAAGCATTCGACGCCCCGGGAACGCGCCTTCTTCCTGAAGACCGCCCAGCGCATCAACGGCCCGGAAAAGGCCCGCGCCCTGACCCAGCGCGACTTCATCGTCGTCGTTCCGGCCTTCACCGTGTCGGAGCTGGCCGCGGCTTTCCAGATCGGTTTCCTGATCTTCCTGCCGTTCCTGATCATCGACCTGGTGGTGTCCAACATCCTGCTGGCCATGGGGATGATGATGCTGTCGCCGACCACGGTGTCGCTGCCGTTCAAGCTTCTGCTGTTCGTGCTGATCGACGGCTGGGTGAAGCTCTCGCACGGCCTCGTGCTGTCCTACACGTGA
- the sctS gene encoding type III secretion system export apparatus subunit SctS, translating to MLNAQAIELVNQALWLVLILSAPPIVAASLVGLFVAVIQSATQLQEQTLQYAAKFFAIVLTIFVTASLLGGTLYRFGDRVFTEFPAMVRR from the coding sequence GTGCTGAACGCCCAGGCCATCGAGCTCGTCAACCAGGCCCTCTGGCTGGTGCTGATCCTGTCGGCCCCGCCGATCGTCGCCGCCTCGCTGGTGGGCCTCTTCGTGGCGGTGATCCAGTCTGCCACGCAGCTGCAGGAGCAGACCCTGCAGTATGCGGCCAAGTTCTTCGCCATCGTGCTGACGATCTTCGTCACCGCCAGCCTGCTGGGCGGCACCCTCTATCGCTTCGGCGACCGGGTGTTCACCGAGTTCCCGGCCATGGTCCGCCGATGA
- the sctT gene encoding type III secretion system export apparatus subunit SctT → MTGAPDWLGAIFENTLILAVGATRVAAAFMLLPLLSPETVPALVRNSIFLAFGIIVITLQPQLAQMELPTVQWIMIFAKEALVGLVIGFFFGTMLWALEAAGQIIDAKVGATIAQVVDPLSGHQTSLTGEFLSRLANFVFMFSGGLLLMVGVILDSYAVWPIGSLTPILSLRSLSLFEGEFSRLMVMAVMLATPALIVLYLVDGGLGLINRYAPQLNVFSLGLAIKSWIATAVVLAMLTGLVQLLLNEIGARPTVILEVLRGLDGKG, encoded by the coding sequence ATGACCGGAGCCCCCGACTGGCTCGGGGCGATCTTCGAGAACACCCTGATCCTGGCCGTCGGCGCGACGCGGGTGGCGGCGGCCTTCATGCTGCTGCCGCTCCTGTCGCCCGAGACGGTGCCGGCCCTTGTGCGCAACTCGATCTTCCTGGCCTTCGGGATCATCGTCATCACTTTGCAGCCGCAGCTGGCCCAGATGGAGCTGCCCACCGTCCAGTGGATCATGATCTTCGCCAAGGAGGCGCTGGTTGGCCTCGTCATCGGCTTCTTCTTCGGCACCATGCTGTGGGCGCTGGAAGCCGCCGGCCAGATCATCGACGCCAAGGTCGGCGCCACCATCGCCCAGGTGGTCGACCCCCTGAGCGGCCACCAGACCTCGCTGACCGGCGAGTTCCTCAGCCGGCTGGCCAACTTCGTCTTCATGTTCTCGGGTGGCCTGCTGCTGATGGTCGGGGTGATCCTCGACAGCTACGCCGTCTGGCCGATCGGCAGCCTGACCCCGATCCTGTCCCTGCGCAGCCTTTCGCTGTTCGAGGGCGAGTTCTCGCGGCTTATGGTGATGGCGGTGATGCTGGCCACGCCGGCGCTGATCGTTCTTTATCTGGTCGACGGCGGCCTTGGCCTGATCAACCGCTATGCCCCCCAGCTGAACGTCTTTTCTCTCGGCCTGGCCATCAAGTCGTGGATCGCCACGGCGGTGGTGCTGGCCATGCTGACCGGCCTGGTCCAGCTGCTGCTCAACGAGATCGGCGCCCGGCCGACGGTGATCCTGGAGGTGCTGCGGGGGCTGGACGGTAAGGGGTAG
- a CDS encoding IS5 family transposase — MSVKATGQLGFGEIGAGRRAGSAALDRVSALVDWSGFEKALAGLREDGPGRPGYRPLLLFKALLLQAWYGLSDAELEFRLGDSLSFSRFVGLSLEDAVPDHTTLCRFRNRLVSQRLLERLFDELDRQLEGAGLVLKQGAMLDATLIEAATPRPRGGPDALAKARDPDAAFAKHKGKSGSTYGYKAHVNVDQGSGLVRAVITTPANVNDTVPADALIRGDEAAVYADKAYDTHARRDRLKQAGVKPRLMRRPNRYHPLSDRQKRLNDLIARRRAAVETTFATWKRRMGLTRVRYLGMAKAAGQVLLTAMAFNLRRAAILTA; from the coding sequence ATGTCGGTGAAGGCGACGGGCCAGCTTGGATTTGGAGAGATCGGCGCTGGTCGCCGGGCGGGCAGCGCGGCGTTGGATCGAGTGTCGGCGCTGGTGGACTGGTCGGGCTTCGAGAAGGCCCTGGCGGGTCTTCGCGAGGATGGCCCGGGACGTCCGGGCTACCGGCCGCTGCTGCTGTTCAAGGCGCTCCTGCTGCAGGCCTGGTACGGGTTATCGGACGCTGAGCTGGAGTTCCGGCTGGGCGACAGCCTTTCGTTCAGCCGGTTTGTGGGGCTGAGCCTGGAGGACGCGGTTCCCGATCACACGACGCTGTGCCGGTTTCGTAACCGGTTGGTGAGCCAGCGATTGCTCGAGCGGCTGTTCGACGAGCTGGATCGCCAGTTGGAAGGCGCGGGCCTGGTGCTCAAGCAGGGCGCGATGCTGGACGCCACCTTGATCGAGGCGGCCACGCCACGTCCCCGGGGCGGTCCCGATGCCCTGGCGAAGGCCAGGGACCCCGACGCGGCCTTCGCCAAGCACAAGGGCAAGTCTGGCTCGACCTACGGCTACAAGGCCCACGTGAATGTCGATCAGGGCTCGGGCTTGGTGCGGGCGGTGATCACCACCCCCGCAAACGTCAACGACACCGTCCCGGCCGACGCCCTGATCCGGGGCGACGAGGCGGCCGTCTACGCCGACAAGGCCTATGACACCCACGCTCGCCGCGATCGGCTCAAGCAGGCCGGCGTGAAGCCCAGACTGATGCGCCGCCCCAACCGCTATCATCCCCTGAGCGATCGCCAGAAGCGCCTTAACGACCTGATCGCCCGTCGTCGCGCCGCCGTGGAAACCACTTTCGCCACCTGGAAGCGCCGCATGGGTCTGACGCGGGTTCGCTATCTGGGGATGGCCAAGGCCGCCGGCCAAGTGCTGCTCACCGCCATGGCCTTCAACCTGCGCCGCGCCGCCATCCTGACGGCCTGA
- a CDS encoding DUF1521 domain-containing protein, giving the protein MTTINSALNTAVSAAILNGVGAGLGQSLKTFSAMQFTLGAMVAGLFQPAATQPSFTASMPGEGKAQIDIGDGYTLSIDETSSEITVRDAEGNATRIWGDPHVDYNGKHIGDFWGTTTFQLENGTKITINTEKSPWNDMTYAEQVVVTRGDQAVVIDGVSEVTKGDLSVSLSTDGRALDAAHDDGFVIHEADSASTGWTSSITGAAVGQADFNLTKPGMEPVREALEAFNTSLGLMLTGWLLGVGVAALAEGSTESTSTNAKAAERFPLLNL; this is encoded by the coding sequence ATGACCACCATCAACAGCGCCTTGAACACGGCTGTCAGCGCGGCGATCCTCAACGGCGTCGGCGCCGGCCTTGGCCAGTCGCTGAAGACCTTCAGCGCCATGCAGTTCACCCTGGGGGCGATGGTCGCGGGCCTGTTCCAGCCCGCCGCGACCCAGCCGTCCTTCACCGCCAGCATGCCCGGCGAGGGCAAGGCGCAGATCGACATCGGCGACGGCTATACCCTGTCGATCGACGAAACCAGTTCCGAGATCACCGTCCGCGACGCCGAAGGCAACGCCACGCGCATCTGGGGCGACCCGCATGTCGACTACAACGGCAAGCACATCGGCGACTTCTGGGGCACCACGACCTTCCAGCTCGAGAACGGCACGAAGATCACGATCAATACCGAGAAGTCGCCCTGGAACGACATGACCTACGCCGAGCAGGTGGTGGTCACGCGCGGCGACCAGGCCGTGGTCATCGACGGCGTCAGCGAAGTGACCAAGGGCGACCTGTCGGTTTCCCTGAGCACCGACGGCCGCGCCCTCGACGCCGCCCACGACGACGGCTTCGTGATCCACGAGGCCGATTCCGCCTCGACGGGCTGGACCAGCAGCATCACCGGCGCCGCCGTCGGCCAGGCCGACTTCAACCTGACCAAGCCGGGCATGGAACCGGTGCGCGAGGCGCTGGAGGCGTTCAACACCAGTCTCGGCCTGATGCTGACCGGCTGGCTGCTGGGCGTGGGCGTCGCCGCCCTGGCCGAGGGCTCGACCGAAAGCACGAGCACCAACGCCAAGGCGGCCGAGCGCTTCCCGCTGCTGAACCTCTGA
- a CDS encoding adenosine deaminase family protein encodes MRARQWFLTSGLIMAAGLLTLSPAQAQPSDPEARASAAFDAAAGDKARLRLFLQAMPKGGDLHNHLWGAPYAEDFVAWAGEGGLCVSTATPPTITAAPCDEKGGDGKASVPAAGLARRDPALYNRVIDSLSVRNYDRGADHAAASGHDQFFSTFERFAAAAVPNIGPMVAVTREYAAQDRVSYVESSANPNAMRAFAEREAGRWNGDFAKTYAAFAAGLPAMVEASRKEMDAALAEGDRRLNCAQNAGTAGPCAVEVLFQPFVERAQPPGFVFAQMAAAFALVDADPRFVGVNIVNPEDHPVSLGDYALHMRMMKYLSGRYPKVPMALHAGELSLGLVPPRDLTFHINQAVTVAGAKRIGHGVDIAYEHDAPGLLKQMARDKVAVEINLTSNDVILGVKGADHPLSLYRKAGVPVVLSTDDEGVSRIDLTNEYVRAATEHGLRYPDLKAMARDSLEYAFLPGTSLRGAAECAKPGTACDVFLNKNLKAAMQWRLEKDFEAFEASF; translated from the coding sequence ATGCGCGCGCGACAATGGTTTCTGACCAGCGGACTGATCATGGCGGCCGGGCTGTTGACGCTCTCGCCCGCCCAGGCCCAGCCGTCGGACCCCGAGGCGCGCGCATCGGCCGCCTTCGACGCCGCGGCCGGCGACAAGGCCAGGCTGCGGCTCTTCCTGCAGGCCATGCCCAAGGGCGGCGACCTGCACAATCACCTGTGGGGCGCGCCCTACGCCGAGGACTTCGTCGCCTGGGCCGGGGAGGGCGGGCTCTGCGTCTCCACCGCGACGCCGCCGACGATCACCGCCGCGCCCTGCGACGAGAAGGGGGGCGACGGCAAGGCAAGCGTGCCCGCCGCCGGCCTCGCGCGCCGCGATCCGGCCCTCTACAACCGGGTGATCGACAGCCTGTCGGTGCGCAACTACGACCGCGGCGCCGACCACGCCGCCGCCTCGGGCCACGACCAGTTCTTCTCGACCTTCGAGCGCTTCGCCGCCGCCGCCGTGCCCAACATCGGGCCGATGGTCGCCGTCACCCGCGAGTACGCCGCCCAGGACCGCGTCTCCTACGTCGAGAGCTCGGCCAACCCCAACGCCATGCGCGCCTTCGCCGAGCGCGAGGCCGGCCGCTGGAACGGCGACTTCGCCAAGACCTACGCCGCCTTCGCCGCCGGCCTGCCGGCCATGGTCGAGGCCTCGCGCAAGGAGATGGACGCGGCCCTGGCCGAGGGCGACAGGCGCCTGAACTGCGCGCAGAACGCCGGAACCGCCGGTCCCTGCGCCGTCGAGGTCCTCTTCCAGCCCTTTGTCGAGCGCGCCCAGCCGCCCGGCTTCGTCTTCGCCCAGATGGCGGCGGCCTTCGCCCTGGTCGACGCCGATCCGCGCTTCGTCGGGGTCAACATCGTCAATCCCGAGGATCACCCGGTCTCGCTCGGCGACTACGCCCTGCACATGAGGATGATGAAGTACCTGTCGGGCCGCTATCCCAAGGTCCCGATGGCGCTGCACGCCGGCGAGCTTTCGCTGGGCCTCGTGCCGCCGCGCGACCTGACCTTCCACATCAACCAGGCGGTGACGGTGGCCGGCGCCAAACGCATCGGCCACGGCGTCGACATCGCCTATGAGCACGACGCGCCGGGCCTGCTCAAGCAGATGGCCCGCGACAAGGTCGCCGTCGAGATCAACCTGACCAGCAACGACGTCATCCTCGGCGTAAAGGGGGCCGACCACCCGCTGTCGCTCTACCGCAAGGCCGGCGTGCCGGTGGTGCTGTCCACCGACGATGAGGGCGTCTCGCGCATCGACCTGACCAACGAGTACGTCCGCGCCGCGACCGAGCACGGCCTGCGCTATCCCGACCTCAAGGCCATGGCCCGCGACAGCCTGGAATACGCCTTCCTGCCGGGCACGAGCCTGCGCGGCGCGGCCGAATGCGCCAAGCCCGGTACGGCCTGCGACGTGTTCCTGAACAAGAACCTCAAGGCCGCCATGCAATGGCGGCTTGAGAAGGACTTCGAGGCCTTCGAAGCCAGCTTCTAA